From Thermomicrobiales bacterium, the proteins below share one genomic window:
- a CDS encoding phosphomannomutase/phosphoglucomutase has product MAFDQATIFKAYDVRGIVPDELDADLAYKVGRALVLYLEPEQVAVGHDMRVSGDSLAGAMIDGIRDQGVDVIDVGLVSSDALYFAVGKYGYDAGVMITASHNPPAYNGFKICKKEARALSLDDGLDQIRDIALGGEFPEPAKRGDIIQKEVLPAYVEHALSFFDTSRFKPFKVAVDAGNGMAGRTIPLLFQHLPGELVPMYFELDGTFPNHPANPIDPAAMVDLQKMVVEQKCDLGVAFDGDADRMFLVDEHGKLIGGDITTAMVAIALLEQHPKSTICYNLICSRSVPETILAHGGRPYRTPVGHSLIKRIMRAEDAIFGGEHSGHYYFRDNWYADSGLIAMLAVLSLLSKDDKPLSKVVEPLENRFRSGEINLKVDNKPAAIARVKSHFTEQGAAIDEYDGLTVEFPDRWLNIRSSNTEPLLRVNVEGDTEPAMTELKDEVLWVIGA; this is encoded by the coding sequence ATGGCATTCGATCAGGCAACGATCTTCAAGGCGTACGACGTGCGTGGCATTGTCCCGGACGAGCTCGACGCCGACCTGGCGTACAAGGTTGGCCGCGCGCTGGTGCTCTATCTGGAACCGGAGCAGGTGGCTGTTGGGCACGATATGCGCGTCTCCGGTGACTCTCTGGCTGGAGCCATGATCGATGGGATCCGCGACCAGGGCGTCGATGTCATCGATGTCGGCCTGGTATCCAGCGATGCGCTCTATTTCGCGGTCGGGAAGTATGGCTATGACGCGGGTGTGATGATCACCGCTTCACACAATCCTCCGGCGTACAACGGATTCAAGATCTGCAAGAAAGAAGCTCGCGCGCTCTCGCTGGACGACGGCCTCGATCAGATCCGCGACATCGCGCTCGGCGGCGAGTTTCCCGAACCAGCCAAGCGGGGCGACATCATCCAGAAAGAAGTGCTCCCTGCCTACGTAGAGCACGCCCTGAGCTTCTTCGACACAAGTCGGTTCAAGCCGTTCAAGGTCGCGGTCGACGCTGGCAACGGGATGGCGGGGCGCACGATTCCGCTACTTTTCCAACATCTCCCAGGCGAGCTGGTCCCGATGTACTTCGAGCTCGACGGCACCTTCCCGAACCACCCTGCGAATCCGATCGACCCGGCAGCCATGGTCGACCTGCAGAAAATGGTCGTGGAGCAGAAGTGCGATCTTGGTGTGGCGTTCGATGGCGATGCGGACCGCATGTTCCTGGTGGATGAGCACGGCAAGCTGATCGGCGGCGATATCACCACCGCCATGGTGGCCATCGCGCTGCTGGAACAGCATCCGAAATCGACGATTTGCTACAACCTGATCTGTTCCCGCTCTGTGCCAGAAACGATTCTGGCGCATGGGGGACGACCGTATCGCACTCCCGTCGGCCATTCGCTCATCAAGCGGATCATGCGCGCGGAGGACGCCATCTTCGGCGGCGAGCACTCCGGCCACTACTACTTCCGCGACAACTGGTATGCGGATTCGGGCCTGATCGCCATGCTGGCTGTTCTGAGCCTGCTGTCGAAAGACGATAAGCCGCTCTCGAAGGTCGTCGAACCGCTCGAGAACCGCTTCCGCAGCGGGGAGATCAATCTCAAGGTCGACAACAAACCGGCGGCAATCGCGCGCGTGAAGTCGCACTTCACCGAGCAGGGAGCTGCGATCGACGAGTACGACGGCCTCACCGTCGAGTTCCCGGACCGCTGGCTCAACATTCGCTCATCGAACACCGAGCCATTGTTGCGCGTGAACGTCGAAGGCGACACTGAACCGGCAATGACCGAGTTGAAGGACGAGGTACTCTGGGTGATCGGCGCGTAG
- a CDS encoding DUF402 domain-containing protein, with protein sequence MAAGDRVQIIKLRPDGSEATTYEGVELPGPFPEDWRAFRAEWTVGVINAGGLVFEIGDYLHEYFSPTAWFDVFALFSRDGQLKGWYANVTWPTMFEEGPDGETVVWHDLFIDLIGFPDGQYLVLDEDELEASDLMEDESDLVTLILLARDTLIERFRARDFPFHE encoded by the coding sequence ATGGCCGCCGGGGACCGGGTTCAGATCATCAAACTTCGCCCGGACGGGAGCGAGGCCACAACCTACGAAGGTGTGGAGCTGCCAGGGCCGTTTCCGGAGGATTGGCGCGCGTTCCGCGCCGAATGGACGGTCGGCGTCATCAATGCCGGCGGCCTCGTGTTCGAGATCGGCGACTACCTGCACGAGTATTTCTCGCCAACCGCCTGGTTCGATGTCTTTGCCCTCTTCTCCAGAGACGGCCAACTGAAGGGTTGGTACGCCAACGTCACCTGGCCGACGATGTTCGAAGAGGGCCCAGACGGAGAGACCGTTGTTTGGCACGATCTCTTCATCGACTTGATCGGCTTCCCGGACGGCCAGTATCTCGTGCTGGACGAGGACGAACTGGAGGCCTCAGATCTGATGGAAGACGAGTCCGACCTGGTCACGCTCATCCTGTTGGCGCGGGACACGCTGATCGAGCGATTCAGGGCACGCGACTTCCCGTTTCACGAGTAG